The DNA segment CCATGGCTGCCCAGCCCAGAAAGGGAGGTCAGGAGAGCTCCCAAGGGGCCCCAGGCCTGGGGGCCAAGACTGAAGGATGCAGTCAAGGAGTGTCTGGAAAGCCCTGTGAGAGCCACCACGGAGACAAAGACAGGGCCTGCAGCCAGAAAGCCACTACCACCAGGAGCACCACCATAAGGCCTGGCAGGGGACCCAGCAGAGTCCTGCCTCAGCCGGCCCAGGCCAGGAGCCCCAGCGACCAGGCAACCTCACCCTTCCGGTCCTGCACTAACACCTGCACCTGTGTCCCCGGTCGCCACCCTCCAAGCCACTGTCCTGCTCCTGGAGACAGGCAGGCACGGAGCCAGGTCAGCTCCTCTGGCAGGTCCTGGAGCAAGGCCAGGCCCAGGTATAGCTGCCACAACCGATCCTCTCTCTATCCACCCTGAGGGCCCGGTCAGGAGGCGCACTAACTGTACATTTGCTTTTCAGGCCACAGATTGTCCTCAGTCCCAGTGACCCTCTGAGCTGCAGGCCCAGCAAGGCCTGTTGCCAGCAAAGGCCTCTGCCAGGCAGCTCAGGCCAGCCTGGGGCCGGAGTTCTCAGGAAACCTCCCCCTCAGGCCCTGGATTCTCTTTAGTGTCACGTGTGACGTCCTCTCAAGGGTAGGCCTTCTGAATCACATGGTCCTAAAGGCCCATTCAGAATCCAGCACCTTCTCAGAGCCTGCATCCCCCAAAACCAGGCCATTCAGGGACTGGAGGCCAGCTTTGCCCATGATTTCCCTCAGGACCAGCTCCCCCAGTCTCTCCAGGACCCGGCCTGTCCCAGAAGGCGTGGAGCTTGCGTCCCCCTAAAACAGGTGCCCTGGTGGCCTCAGGGCTGGACCCGGCTGCTGAGCCACTGGCCGCGCAGGGCCCGGATCTCCTGGCCATAGCACTCGTGCAGCCGGGCGAAGGGGGCCACGTCCAGGGGCCCGTGGGGTGCCGAGGCCCGGCGGCGAGGCGGTGGCGGAGGGGGCTCGGGTCCAGGTCTGAAGGTGGCCTCAGTGCTCCAGACAGCGCAGCCATTCTCCTTGGGCGGGAGGGCGCTGGGCCggcggggcaggggcaggggcaggggcaggggcagggctgggactggggccggggcagagggcagggactgaggctggggcagggccaTGCCACCCCCGCCGCGCACAGCCGCCAGCTGCTGCTCCAGCTCACGCACCACCAGCCGCAGGTAGTCGAAGCTGGCACGCGACAGGGCCTTGACCCAACCCTCCATGGCGGCCTGACTCTCAGCGGCCAGCACGTAGGTGCGCGCCCGGGTCCCCGCGAAGCGCACGGCGAAGGCGAACTCCTCCGCAGCCTCCACCAGCTCCACGGTGCAGCCCTCCAGGATGATGACGCCCACAGGCTCGCGGCTGGCCGCATCCTCGAAGTAGAAGAGCATGTTCCCGCGCAGGACGAACCAGCGCCGGTGGTAGGCTGCGTGTCGCCCGCCCTTCTTGTACAGGAAGCCTGCGTTGTCCACTGGGGCGTCGCAGGTGGCGTAGAAGGCCAGGCTGCGCTCGTTCAGCTTCATGGCGGCAATCGCCGGGCCTGGAGGGGAGCCCGGGGCCTGGACCCCATGGAAGGGCTGTTACGCACAAGGCCACTGATGCTAGGTCACCCAGTGCCCCGATGGGACCTTGCGGCCACTCTACATCcccgtttcacagatgaggaaactgacactcACAGGGTGGAAGCAGGCAGCCCATGTGCCCACAACTCCTAAGGAGCAGAGACAGGACTGGAACCTGGGTCTCACCAGCCTCCCCAGACAGCCTCATAACCTCCTGCCCTCCTGTATCCCTGAAATAATGTTGTGAGTTCCTGCCGCATGCCAGACATTTCAGAGGGATGAACTCACTTGATCTCACAATAGACCTTAGGTTACAGGGACTGGCCTGGCTTGGGttcaacagatgaggaaacaggcacagagaggttaactgCTTCCCCGGTGTCACAAAGCAGGTTGGGCAGGGCTGAAATCCTAACCCAGGCCTCATTTCAGACGCTGCTGTTTCCATCATCCCAAGAACAAGACCAGCTGGCCTTCCACAGTCCCTGCCAGGTCCCAGCCCTGACTGTGGTTCGACCTTGGTTTGTCCGTCCATGAAATAGGGATATGGGCGGAACCAACTTCAGAGACTTGTAGAGATTGACTTCATTCATGGaatgtttattaagcatctactgtgtgccaggcactgttccaggccTAGGGATAGAGCAAAAACAAGATGGACAGGGTCCCTGCCCTTGTGGTGTTGAAATGCCACTGGCAAGTGAAAGGGAGCAGACAGTTAACAGATAAGATGTCTGCCAGGTAGTCTCATGTCCTGTGGAAAATAAGacaggggctgggcgcagtagctcacgcctgtaatcctagggctttgagaggccaaggccgATCCttctcacctgaggtcaggagttcaagaccagcttggccaacatggcaaaaccccatctctactaaaaataaaaaaaaaacagccaggtgtagtggtgcacacccataacagccaggtgtagtggtgcacatcccagctatttgggagactgaggcagaagaatcgcttgaacccaagaggcggaggttgcagtgagccgagatcacgccattgcactccaccctgggcaacagagcaagactccatctcaaaaaaaaaaaaaaaaaaaaaaagccaggcctggtggggagtgcctataatcccagatacctgggaggctgaggcaggaaaactgcttgaacccaggaggcagaagttgcagtcagccgagatcgcactactgcactcctgcctggggacagagccagactctatctcaaaaaaaagaaagaatctgggCAAACATGCAAACCCAGGGTTAGGCTGACTTACAGGAAGGAGGGGCAGGGGGGCGTCCCATGCCATTTAGCATAGAGGACTCTAACTCCATGCCGTCAGCCACAGTGACCCCATTCACTTTCCCCCAAGGAGTATACGATGGGGCAATGCTGGCCAGGAAGGACTTATCGGGAGGTGGCATCGCGTCCCTGGCCTGGCCACCTTCCCTTGGGGTTTTCCACGGCCATTTTAAGAGCCCACCTTATCTCCCACTGTAGAGCCTCAGCCTGCATAGGATGGTAGCTACATTTTTCAAGAGGCAAAGCATATAAAGTCCTGGTACGCAGTAGGCACTCAGTGTTCATTGCCCTGCCTGGGTGGCGTCTTTCTCAGAGCCTGGTGGAATGAGGTCAGGGTGGTGGCTCTCCTAGGAGCAGCTGACCGCAGTGAGGCCCTGTCGGACTACCTGACCTAGGGTGGAAGGGGTTGTCCTTGCCACCTCCTGTCACCCACACaggcagtcagggaaggcttcctagaAGAGGGAACATGAATTGTGACTTAGAAACTGagaaaatgcccatcaatgataagagtgtataaagaaaatgtggtatatatacaccatggaaaactatccagccataaaaaggaatgagatcatgtcctttgcagggaaatagatgaagctggaagccatcatcctcagcaaattaacacaggaacagaaaaccaaataccgcatgttcttactcataagtaggagttgaacaatgagaacacgtggacacagggaggggcagaacacacacgggggcctgttgggtgatgggggtgaggggagggaacttagagaacaggtcaataggtgcagcaggccaccatggcacacgtatacctatgtgacaaacctgcatgttctgcacatgtatcacggaacttaaaaaaagaaactgaggtcaGTCTGTCCTGACCTAGTGGGGGGCCAAGGCCAGAGCCCCCAAAGTCTCCAGGTGTTGAATCCCCACCCTGCCTCTCAGATACAGCTGTCCCTCTCTAAGCCACAGGGATTCACGCATTCCCCACACCACCACCCATCAACTCCCATGTGGATGCTGGCCCCAGTTCTCACAGGACCCTCCCGCCCCACTTGCCCAATTCCGCTCCTACCTCTCAGGCCACCACTCGCCTCCCTGCCCTCTGTtcagctccagcctcagcttgCTCTTCTCTGGATTCAAATGTCAGCTCTGCAGCATCTGGGCTGGGGAACCCCAGGCAGGCtattaacctctctgggcctccgtttctgcatctgtaaaatgagatcgTAACAGTGCCTAAGTCAGGGCTGTTGTGACAATGATACAGTGACTACACGGACTTTGCGGAGCACGGGGCCAGGCACACAACGCCTGCTGAGCACAGCTGCAGTTCACATTCTTCTTGGCTTTTCCCCAAACGTCCCCGTGTCATACTTCTGATCTCAGCAAATGGCCCTTGGTTTCCCTCTCACCCCCACATCTGATCACATATCAAGTCCAGTTGATCCCGCCTCTCCAGCGTCTTCCAAATCAGTTGCCTAATCTGTCCACTCCACCTCCCCATTCTAGGCCCCATCACCATTCACTGGAACAGCTGCTGTAGCCTCCACACAAGTCTCCTTGCCCCCCCATCCATGTTCCTTAAGGTAAGATCCAAGCCTCCTTCCTAGGCTCTTCTCCGATCCACACTGAAATCCACTCCCCACAGAGGGATCCTGTGAAAATTAAGTCCAATCACACTCCTCCTCTGCTCTAAACCCTCCCATGGCTCCCTACTTCTCTCAGCATAAAATTAAATCCttaggcagggtgcggtggctcacacctgtaatgctagcactttgggaggctgaggccggaggatcgcttgagttagagaccagcctggacaacacagcaagaccctacctccacaaaaaatagaaaaaaaatagctgggcatgttgACACAAGCCTCTAGTCCTAGCTGTCTGGGAGGCTAACATGGAAGGACCCCTTGAACTTGggagtgatcatgccactgcactccagcctgggcgacatagtgagatcctgcctcaaaaaaaaaaaaaaaaaaaaaaaaaaaaaaacaaaaaacagtccaAGCCTCCCATGGCTTCCAAGTTCCCTTTTCCTACCTCTTTCCCCCTTGTTCACTCAGCTCCAGCCATCCTGGCCTCCTTTCTGTTCCTTAAATACACCAGATACATCCCCACCTCCAAGACTTGGTCCCGGCTGTCTGCTTGCAGGTCTTCACAAGGCCAGTTCCCCATCCTTTGGTCTCAGCCTAGCTGTCACCTCCTCGGAGAGGTGGTCCCTGGCCACCCTATGCATAAGAGGCCCTCCAGTCCCTCTCCTGTGCCTCCACCTGAAATTATTAATACCTGGGTCATTTTTGCCTGCTCTAGGAAAGCTGGGGCGTTTGTGGTGTGAATTCCAGTGCCAggcatgcagtaggtgctcaCATAGCTGTTTGATTCATTCTGCAGGTATCTTCTGAAACTTCTCAACGGCCCCATGACAAGGGGTCTCACCCCACATTCACAGATGTGgaaatggacacagggaggttCAATAAGTTGGCCAGAGGCATACAACTGTGCCCAGAATCACATGCTCCAGGCAAGCCACCCAAATAAAGGAGCCAATCTTGGGGTCTCTCCACCCCATCAAGGCCAAAGGAATAGCAACTTCCCTCCTGCTCAGCAAACCACCTCCCTGCACTGCCCAGATGGAGGCCAAACTGCTTCAAAGTCACCAGCAGGCACAGGACCCAGCTCTGCCCATGACCCCTGCCTCCACCAGAACAGGGAAGGCAGGAAACTGCAGGGGCACAGGCTCCAGCCTTGCCTGGAGCGAAGGCCTGGTCCCTGCCTTATCtccccacactgttttccaagAAGTTCAGAGTCCGCTGTGGGCACTGCTGCTGATTCAACAGCCCAGGGCCAGACAGGAAGCTGGAGGGAGCCTGGCCCCGTGCTGCTCCCAAGGCAAAGTTCCTGCCTCTGCAGGTCCAGGCTGGAAGGCCTTGGACAAGTCGTTTCAcctttccaagcctcagtttcctcatctgttaaaatgGGCTGTGTGGCAAGGGTCCATGAGCTAAAAGAAGGAAAACCCACTGGCAAACTATGGGAAATGGATTGCAAATATTAGCTGCTGTGAGTCGGGGTTTTCTCagcctcatctgcaaaatggggatgttAACTTCCATCCCTCTATGGGCTGAGTGAATTTACTCCTGAAGAGTCATTTTGCAAAATGCTTTCAGGGAAAGAGCTGTCaaaaaggcaaataattcatCCAAGATCTCCAGGGGCACAGCTGGCCTGGAACCCAGGTCTCTGGGGAGACTGAAGCATGGCATTTTGGCACTCACTTTAACGAAAGAAGCCAGAACCACAGGTCCTGGGGTTGAATCCAACTGCCCTCAGTGTCCCCCAGCAGCGGGCGTGGGGAAGAGGGTGTGGCAGGCACAGGCTGAAAAACATGTGTGCCAAGAACACTGAAGACCAGCCTGTCCGTCAGCGCACCAGCAGGGACCCCAGGGACGTGCCAGCACCGCCGTCCAGACACAGGCAGCCCCCTTGCCCACGGCAGGGGCTGCTTCTCCAGGTGTGGCCCTGCTCCCGGCTGCTCTCTGTCCCTTTGTGTGTTGTGCGTGGCAGCTCTCTTAAGTTCCTTAAAGGACAGTCAGGGCCCCAGATGGGTGATCAGCGGCAGAATAGGGGGCTTGTCCGCAGTCCCCCACAGCGGCAGACGTCCCTATGGGCTGAGGGCGGGGAGGGTGGTCATCGGCCAAGTTCGCCTCGGCAGCTGGAGAAGTGACCACTGGTGCAAAGTCCCAGCAGGGAAGATCCCCGCAGCGCGCTCTCCAGGTGGCCGGGGAACCCCGAGGCCCAGGGCGGCCTGACCCGGGTCCCGTGTCCCGGTGCAGGTCCCCCCGCCAGGCCCGCCTTACCTCGCAGCGCAGGCCTAGGGCGGCGACGGGACGGGAGGCGCGAGGCTGGGGGGTGGCCCGGCCATGGTCCAGGACTGGCCCGGTTGCGGCAACCGCGGCAGCAGCGCTTTGTCTCCTGGGCGGCCGGGGCGGCGCAGCCGCGGGAGAGCTCAGATCCGACGGAAGGAGGCGGGAGCAACCGGACAGTCCGCGACCCACGGGCGCGCCCCTTTAACCCTTCCCAGCCTGCTCGCGCCGGGACCGCCCTCGCGTTCTTCCCGCCTCCCGATTGGCCGGCCCCGAACCGGCACGCCCCCGGATTCGCCACGCCCCCGTGAGCCCGCCCTCGAAATCACTCTTAAAGGGTCCGCTCGTGGCTCTCGACTCCCCAGTGCCCTAGCCCAGAAAAGAGGATTCAAGCCCGGGAAGCTCATTGCGCTTCCAAAGGTAAGGACCGGCTCAGGTCGTGGATTAGCCTGGAAAAAGCATTTGGGGATCCTGGGCGGGCCATTCGCTGAAGTCCTAGGCTTAAGTCCAAACTCCCCCTAGGACAAGGCAGgagccagtagttcaagaccagcctgggcagcatagggagaccaccatctctacaaataataaaagtatttgcTAAACCTGGGTTGCCAGGTTTAGCAAATTTAACTCCCAGTTATATTAGAAAAATAGCTCTAACTCCTGAAAAATGTGTAATTGGCAGAAAACAGCTGAATCCAGTACATTTCCATAAAGCACTGTTCCATACGGACAGGGCGCCTCGCAAGCTTCCCCTGGCTCCAGGTGAAGAAAGTTCTGGAATGGGGCAGACTTGAGTTCGAGTCGCACTAGGCCACTGAACACTGTGTGAGCTTAGAGAAATCATTTCACTTCTCtaagcctccgtttcctcatccgGAAAATAAAGACGATCATGATATGTAAAGTGCACGGCACAAAAGAAAGCTCTCAAGAAATAGGAATTGCTGTTGTTTTTGCCCTGCCCAAAATAACACAGTTCCAGCTCCTTGAACCCTTCCTTACTTCCTGTTCCTGACGCCTCTTCTCCACCACCTGCCACCTCCCAATCACTATTCAGTCCTGGCCTGAAAGCAGGAAGAACAGGTCAGACCAGGCTCAGCTCTCCATCGTTCAGCCTCTCattaagtgcctactgtgtgccaggcactgctcctGAACCAGGTAAGTAGGTGCAGCCAAGAATCAAGACAACACAAATGAGTTCTGTAAGTTATTCATGCTAGGACTGTACGCTAAGGCAATGGGGCAGAAAGCCTGGGAgtgcagtttttgttgttgttgttgtttttgtttgtttgtttgtgacgcaggttggagtgctgtggcacaatcacagcttgtTGTAacctgaactcctgggttcaaccaatcctcccacctcagcctcccaagtagctgggactacaggtgtgcgccaccacacccagctaattttttgtaaattttttgtagagatggagggcCTTGctatcttgcctaggctggaagtGCAGCTTTTAGACAAGGtgctcagggaaggcctctctgaggagcaGAGACCTGGAGGAATGAGGGAGGGAGCCATGTGCTATCTGGAAGAAGGATGTcccaagcagagggaacagcaagtacaAAAGCCCTGAAATGGGGCCATCCTGGGCATGTTTGAAGAACAACAAGGAGACCAGTAGAGCTAGGTGAGCAAACGGAAGAGTAGTAGGAAAATAGGTcaggtggctgggcgcagtggctcacgcctgtaattccagcacttcgtgaggccgaggtgggtcaatcacttgaggtcaggagttcaagaccagcctggccaacatggtgaaacctggtctctactaaaaatacaaaaaaataaaaataaaaaaaatagccaggcatggttgcgtacacctgtaatcccagttacttgggaggctgagacaggaaaatcacttgaacccgggaggcagaggttgcagtgagccaggattgcaccactgcactgcagcctgggtgacagagcaagactctgtcaaaaaaagaaaaaaaaaacaaaacaatagatcAGAGATTATTGGCAAAACCAGGTGACCTAGGGGCTTAAGGACCAGAGGAAAGATTTTGCTTTCACTCTAAGAAGAATAGGGAGCCATGggaaggttttgagcagaggagggacATGGTCTGTGTTAGATTTAACATGGTCCCTAACTGTTATGGGAGGATGGACTGCAGGGAATGACAGTAGAAGCCAGGAGACCAGGGAGGACACTGCTGCAGTAGTTCAAGCAAGCGATGGTGGTGGCTTAGAGTGGAGCAGTGGAGGTGGAGAGAAGTGGTtaattatagatatatatttaatggatata comes from the Macaca mulatta isolate MMU2019108-1 chromosome 11, T2T-MMU8v2.0, whole genome shotgun sequence genome and includes:
- the PHETA1 gene encoding sesquipedalian-1 is translated as MKLNERSLAFYATCDAPVDNAGFLYKKGGRHAAYHRRWFVLRGNMLFYFEDAASREPVGVIILEGCTVELVEAAEEFAFAVRFAGTRARTYVLAAESQAAMEGWVKALSRASFDYLRLVVRELEQQLAAVRGGGGMALPQPQSLPSAPAPVPALPLPLPLPLPRRPSALPPKENGCAVWSTEATFRPGPEPPPPPPRRRASAPHGPLDVAPFARLHECYGQEIRALRGQWLSSRVQP